The Aestuariibaculum lutulentum genome segment TAAACCTTCAATATCCATGGCTTTTCTGGAAATATAATGCTGAATACGACCAATAATTTGTGGTTCACAGCCATTATAATTCGGACAGTAATGCTGAGCTTCACCTTCCTGTCTCACCAATTCAGTATGACATTCCGGACAATGTGTTATATATTGTGTTGGTTCAGAATCTTCCGGACGCATCGATAAATCAACTCCTAAAATTTTAGGAATAATCTCCCCGCCCTTCTCAACATACACTTCATCGCCTACTCTAATATCTAATTTCTCTATTTGATCGGCATTATGCAAAGAGGCACGCTTAACCGTTGTTCCTGCTAATTCAACCGGTTCCAAATTAGCCACAGGCGTTATCGCACCGGTACGCCCAACCTGATAGGTAATACTATTTAATCTAGTAGAGACCTGCTCTGCTTTAAATTTATAAGCTATCGCCCATCTTGGTGCTTTTGCAGTATACCCTAGTTCTTCCTGTTGCTGTAAACTATTTACTTTAATAACAACACCATCAGTTTCATAAGGTAGATTATGGCGCTCCTCATTCCAGTAATCAATAAACTCTAAAACTTCTTCAAGAGAATTAGTCAATTTCGCTGCATTAGGCACTTTAAACCCCCATTGCCTGGCTTTTTCTAAACCCTCGAACTGAGAACCAACTCCCAAATTGCTTCCGGTTAAATTATACAACAAACACTCTAACGGACGCTTAGCAACTTCGGAACTATCCTGAAGCTTTAAACTGCCTGAAGCTGTGTTTCTTGGATTTCTATAGGGTTCTTCACCAATTTCGATGCGTTCCTCATTCATTTTATTAAACCCTTCGAATGGCAGAACAATTTCACCTCGAATATCGAATTTTGATGGATAATCACCTTTCAACTCCAAAGGAACCGACTTTATCGTTCGCACATTAGCCGTTACATTATCTCCTTGAAACCCATCCCCACGAGTTACTGCTTTTATTAACTTCCCTTCTTCGTAGGTTAAACTGATGGAAGCACCGTCGTACTTTAACTCACAGGTATATTGAATATCGCCATCAACTAACTTTTTAATACGGGTTTCCCAATCCTGTAAATCTTCTTTTGAATAAGAATTATCTAGCGAATACATGCGATACTCGTGCGCAACCGTTTCAAAATTTTTAGTTACAGCTCCGCCAACACGATGCGTTGGAGAATTAGCATCAAAAAACTCAGGATGTTTAGCCTCTAAATCCTGAAGCTCTTTTAGTTTTAAATCGAAATCGTAATCTGAAATTACAGGATTATCTAACACATAATAATTGTAGTTATGCTGATTTAATTCTTCTCTAAGTTTTTTTATCTGTTGTTCTATAGTCATGGGTAATTCTCTAATTCTTTTCTCCTTTAATCATTCTATCTTTTTTGAAGATATCCTGTTTCAATTGAATATTTACAAAATTATTGGTGGTCAACAAATGAATCATTTCTCGACCTAAAAATTCATTAATCTCAAAAAACAATGCGCCCTGTGGCTCTAAGTTGGTACTTGCAAATTGAGCAATAGCCTTATAAAACAGCAACGGATTTTCATCCTTTACAAACAAAGCCAGATGTGGTTCATTATTAAGCACATTTGGTTTCATGAGTTGTTTTTCTTGCTCTCGAACATATGGCGGATTAGACACAATTATGCTGAACTTCTCATTTTTAAAATCATCACTCCAGGTTTCAGAATTTAAAATATTGGCTTCAATAAATTCTATCGAAACATTATTCAACTCCGCATTCTGTTTTGCCGTACTTAAAGCTCCCGGACTTACATCTAAAGCATACACTTTGGCGGTGGGGATATTTTTAGCCAACGAAATAGCGATACAACCACTTCCTGTTCCAATATCCAAAATATTTAAAGTTTCATGATTTAACTTTGGCTGATGCTTAATAATCCATTCTACCAACTCCTCGGTTTCAGGACGAGGAATTAAAGTATACGGATTAACCTTAAAAGGCAAACCAAAAAACTCAGTCTCTCCAATTATATATTGAATAGGTTGCTCATCCTTTAATTGCTCTAAAGCTTCTAACATTTTCGCACCATTTTCAACCGATGCTTCAGAATCTATAGCTAGCTTAATTCGGGTCATGCCATAAAAGGACTCTATCAACAAAAAAAAGAAACTATCGACTTCTTCTTTCCCGTAAATAAGGTCTAATTCCTGGTGATACTGCTGTTGTATTTCCTTTAATTTCATAATCTGAAAGCACACGGCGTGAGTTTAAAAATCAATATTCACAAAGTTAAACCAATAAATACCAACAGGTTATTTTAACCAATAACCATAGTACTTTACTAACTTTAAAATGTTAATTTTGCGCAAGTGAAGATACTTAAATCTTAAAAAAAAGACCATGAAACGCCTTATAATCTTATCAACAATATTAATCTCCTTTTTAAGTTGCTCAGTTAAAGAAAAACCAGAGTTTTTAAGAGTTGAAAATATTCACGTTACCGAATCGAATGCAAAGCATATTATCATAAGTGCCGATGCACTGTTTCTAAACCCAAATATAATTAGCGGAGCTTTAGAAACCGATGAAATTAAAATTTTTGTAAATGATAATCAAATGGGAAAAGTTTCTGCTGAACGATTTGATGTCCCGGCCGAAAAAGAATTCTCAATTCCATTACGTGCCGAAATTCCAACAGACAGCCTTTTTAGCGATAAAAGCTTAAGCGGACTGCTGGGAAGTATTTTTAGTAGAAAAGTAAAAGTGCAATATAAAGGCGACATCACCTACAGAGTCTTTGGGTTTTCATATACTTATGCCTTAGACAAAACCGACAATATAAAAATTAAATAAGTTACTTTTTGAAAACGCACGAATACTACATAAGACGCTGCATTGAAATTGCCAAAAACGGATTAGGCTCTACTAGACCAAACCCTATGGTTGGCAGCGTAATTGTGTATAACAATAAAATTATTGGTGAAGGTTTCACAAGTGCTTATGGCGGCAACCACGCCGAAGTTAATGCGATTAATTCAGTTAAGGATAAAAACCTGCTAAAAGAAGCTACCATATATGTAACCTTAGAGCCTTGCTCTCACTATGGCAAAACACCGCCATGCAGTGATTTAATCATAAAAAACGAAATCCCAAAAATAGTAATCGGGTCTTTAGATGATAATATTCTGGTTGCAGGAAAAGGAATTGAAAAACTAAGAAATGCTGGTCTACATGTTACTGTTGGCGTTTTAGAACAGGAATGCAAAGTGCATCACAAGCGTTTTTTCACATTCCATAACAAAAAGC includes the following:
- the ligA gene encoding NAD-dependent DNA ligase LigA encodes the protein MTIEQQIKKLREELNQHNYNYYVLDNPVISDYDFDLKLKELQDLEAKHPEFFDANSPTHRVGGAVTKNFETVAHEYRMYSLDNSYSKEDLQDWETRIKKLVDGDIQYTCELKYDGASISLTYEEGKLIKAVTRGDGFQGDNVTANVRTIKSVPLELKGDYPSKFDIRGEIVLPFEGFNKMNEERIEIGEEPYRNPRNTASGSLKLQDSSEVAKRPLECLLYNLTGSNLGVGSQFEGLEKARQWGFKVPNAAKLTNSLEEVLEFIDYWNEERHNLPYETDGVVIKVNSLQQQEELGYTAKAPRWAIAYKFKAEQVSTRLNSITYQVGRTGAITPVANLEPVELAGTTVKRASLHNADQIEKLDIRVGDEVYVEKGGEIIPKILGVDLSMRPEDSEPTQYITHCPECHTELVRQEGEAQHYCPNYNGCEPQIIGRIQHYISRKAMDIEGLGGETVTLLVKAGLISNYSDLYELTKEQVIPLERMAEKSAENLINGIEASKDIPFERVLYALGIRYVGETVAKKLAKHYKSIEAIAQATQDELVNVDEIGVKIAESVLAFFASEENIHIINRLKSFGVQLEISAEQLQGQTDILKGQSIVVSGVFEIVSRDELKKLIEDNGGKVSSSISSKTSFLVAGDKMGPSKLKKAESLNIDIKSESQFLQMIGVK
- the prmC gene encoding peptide chain release factor N(5)-glutamine methyltransferase, with the protein product MKLKEIQQQYHQELDLIYGKEEVDSFFFLLIESFYGMTRIKLAIDSEASVENGAKMLEALEQLKDEQPIQYIIGETEFFGLPFKVNPYTLIPRPETEELVEWIIKHQPKLNHETLNILDIGTGSGCIAISLAKNIPTAKVYALDVSPGALSTAKQNAELNNVSIEFIEANILNSETWSDDFKNEKFSIIVSNPPYVREQEKQLMKPNVLNNEPHLALFVKDENPLLFYKAIAQFASTNLEPQGALFFEINEFLGREMIHLLTTNNFVNIQLKQDIFKKDRMIKGEKN